A single genomic interval of Dysidea avara chromosome 8, odDysAvar1.4, whole genome shotgun sequence harbors:
- the LOC136263562 gene encoding bone morphogenetic protein 2-like codes for MKLSVYLVVVPQLLLAFSCPKAYSLPISDLDKEHHIVKDVRRDANQDPSANSGSVNLDQSIHGYVNEIYMKLSGPTPLPLDYQMTEANTIRSYENRAEDDGCGYYKFDVDKDKMDEEDVIHAELRLLQKNSMAVDQYDIDIYYLLSDEEFEPSFKLSFKQIKSNPGWKSFDLTSLVENWKQGWVNHGLLVVLSSGGQQLSCTGTFSQGEQADISNTQPLLVVFTYDYSSKFLEGLLNLDEEIPTSHKENHEAKREEPTEKANKTETNPTENVIKTTHVSCHLQDLEVNHTMVSIGSMHLVLPESFNAGTCAGHCIRLPVKSVTDHATIVSLHNYRTKGLDGSPKRCCVPDSYEKISMVFYNDELHEYIVKKDVPIKAATCGCI; via the exons ATGAAGTTATCAGTTTATCTGGTTGTAGTACCGCAACTGCTTCTTGCTTTTAGCTGTCCAAAAGCTTACTCACTACCCATTTCGGATTTGGACAAAGAGCATCATATAGTGAAGGATGTTCGCAGAGATGCCAATCAAGATCCATCTGCTAATAGTGGTTCTGTGAACTTGGACCAGTCCATTCATGGTTACGTGAATGAAATCTACATGAAGCTAAGTGGACCAACTCCATTACCATTGGATTACCAGATGACTGAAGCCAATACGATACGATCCTATGAGAACAGAGCAGAGG ATGATGGCTGTGGTTATTACAAGTTTGATGTGGACAAAGACAAGATGGATGAAGAGGATGTGATTCATGCTGAACTTCGTCTACTGCAGAAGAACTCAATGGCAGTTGATCAGTATGATATTGACATTTACTACTTGTTGAGTGATGAAGAATTTGAACCATCTTTCAAGcttagcttcaaacaaatcaagtCCAATCCAGGATGGAAAAGCTTTGACCTCACTTCGTTAGTTGAAAACTGGAAGCAGGGATGGGTAAACCATGGGCTACTAGTTGTTTTGTCTAGTGGAGGACAGCAACTATCTTGCACAGGGACTTTTTCTCAAGGGGAACAAGCTGATATATCAAACACCCAACCACTGCTTGTTGTATTCACATATGATTACAGCTCCAAATTCTTAGAAGGATTGTTGAATTTGGATGAAGAAATCCCAACTAGCCACAAAGAAAACCATGAAGCAAAACGTGAAGAACCCACTGAGAAAGCAAATAAAACTGAAACTAATCCAACGGAAAATGTTATAAAGACAACACATGTATCATGTCATCTTCAAGATCTAGAAGTCAACCACACCATGGTAAGCATCGGTAGTATGCACCTCGTGCTCCCAGAATCATTCAATGCTGGAACGTGTGCAGGACACTGTATAAGACTCCCAGTAAAATCAGTTACCGACCATGCAACCATTGTTTCTCTACACAACTACAGGACTAAGGGTCTGGATGGATCACCCAAGAGATGCTGTGTGCCTGACAGTTATGAGAAGATCAGTATGGTGTTCTACAATGATGAGCTTCATGAGTACATTGTTAAGAAAGATGTCCCAATTAAAGCTGCCACGTGTGGCTGTATTTAA